Proteins encoded within one genomic window of Bradyrhizobium sp. AZCC 1719:
- a CDS encoding serine hydrolase domain-containing protein, with translation MQSKAAIDQVLRQKCEAKEIPGVVAMAATSKEVIYQGAFGQRDLSKDDVMTADSVFWIASMTKAITTAAGMQLVEQGKLSLDEPIGKLLPDLANPQVLEGFDASGEPKLRPATKPITLRQLMTHTAGFCYEMWNGDMGKYMEKTGTPGVITCLNAALKAPIMSDPGTRWEYGTNIDFVGKAVEAVSGKRLDVYLHDNMFTPLGMNDTAFKITDAMRQRLVGMHARGPDGSLAPIPFELEQAPEFHMGGGGLYGTAADYIKFTQMILNKGRGNGNEVLKPETVALMSQNHIGDLTMGKMVTVAPIYTNDVDLYPDIVKKWGLSFLINTAPTAEGRSTGSLAWAGLANTYFWIDPARDVSGVILMQLLPFADATCLEAFAGFERGVYAGLDAGSGQRAA, from the coding sequence ATGCAAAGCAAAGCCGCGATCGATCAGGTTCTGCGTCAGAAATGCGAGGCGAAGGAAATTCCCGGCGTGGTCGCGATGGCGGCCACCAGCAAAGAGGTGATCTACCAGGGCGCGTTCGGCCAGCGCGACCTTTCCAAGGACGACGTCATGACCGCCGACAGCGTGTTCTGGATCGCCTCGATGACCAAGGCGATCACGACCGCGGCCGGCATGCAGCTCGTGGAGCAAGGCAAGCTCTCGCTCGACGAGCCGATCGGCAAGCTGCTGCCTGATTTGGCCAACCCGCAGGTGCTGGAAGGCTTTGACGCCAGCGGCGAGCCGAAGCTGCGTCCCGCCACGAAGCCGATCACGCTGCGCCAGCTCATGACCCATACGGCCGGTTTCTGCTACGAGATGTGGAACGGCGACATGGGGAAATACATGGAGAAGACCGGCACGCCCGGCGTCATCACCTGCCTGAACGCCGCGCTGAAGGCGCCGATCATGTCCGATCCCGGCACGCGCTGGGAATACGGCACCAATATCGATTTCGTCGGCAAGGCGGTGGAAGCCGTCAGCGGCAAGCGGCTCGATGTTTACCTGCACGATAACATGTTCACCCCGCTCGGCATGAACGACACCGCCTTCAAGATCACCGATGCGATGCGCCAGCGGCTGGTCGGCATGCATGCCCGCGGCCCGGATGGCTCGCTGGCGCCAATCCCGTTCGAACTCGAACAGGCGCCGGAATTTCACATGGGCGGCGGCGGCCTCTACGGCACCGCGGCCGACTACATCAAGTTCACCCAGATGATCCTCAACAAGGGCCGCGGCAACGGCAACGAGGTGCTGAAGCCCGAGACGGTCGCGCTGATGAGCCAGAACCACATCGGCGATCTCACGATGGGCAAGATGGTGACGGTGGCACCGATCTACACCAACGACGTCGATCTCTATCCCGATATCGTCAAGAAGTGGGGGCTCTCGTTCCTCATCAACACCGCTCCGACGGCCGAGGGGCGCAGCACCGGCAGCCTGGCCTGGGCCGGCCTCGCCAACACGTATTTCTGGATCGACCCGGCGCGCGACGTCAGCGGTGTGATCCTGATGCAGTTGTTGCCGTTCGCCGACGCCACGTGCCTGGAAGCCTTTGCGGGATTTGAGCGCGGGGTGTACGCCGGGCTCGATGCCGGCAGCGGCCAACGCGCGGCGTGA
- a CDS encoding very short patch repair endonuclease, whose protein sequence is MDVLTPAQRQLNMSRIRGRNTKPELLVRSALHAMGFRFRIHVRTLPGSPDLVLRKYNVAIFVNGCFWHGHGCHLSKLPATRTEFWRTKISDTCVRDSRAIQQLHLQGWRVIVLWECSIRAVTPEGLIRTWARLRTAICASKSRLVQIPMLKR, encoded by the coding sequence ATGGACGTCCTTACACCCGCTCAGCGCCAGCTTAACATGAGCCGCATCCGCGGCCGCAATACTAAGCCCGAGCTTCTTGTCCGTTCAGCGCTCCATGCGATGGGCTTCCGGTTCAGAATTCATGTGCGGACGCTGCCTGGTTCCCCCGATCTTGTACTCCGCAAGTACAACGTCGCAATCTTTGTCAATGGCTGCTTCTGGCATGGTCATGGGTGCCATCTCTCGAAGCTCCCCGCTACGCGCACCGAATTCTGGAGAACAAAGATCTCCGACACTTGTGTTCGCGACAGCCGTGCAATTCAGCAACTTCACCTCCAAGGTTGGCGTGTCATAGTCCTGTGGGAATGCTCGATAAGAGCTGTCACGCCTGAGGGGTTGATAAGAACGTGGGCCCGACTCCGTACCGCAATTTGCGCAAGTAAAAGTCGACTTGTTCAAATTCCGATGCTGAAGCGGTAG
- a CDS encoding ATP-binding protein: MDQISPTLDQDVPTDWRAVGTVVGNAGIAEFTFILRRFQARVGDIVALGMEVPDGSYGNQDRIYVWARITDIRRFNPFFPTEAAQELAAQSVSLEDTVLSGTLDQLEAAALILGATTDDNLSNIFPLTYPVKPASTVYHPPAEAVRQLLLGDRQEEQNIPVGTLIARGDVDVALSAPRLIARHLAILAMTGGGKTVAARRIIRELIKQKYPLLILDPHGDYIGLWKCRELLQKESPGTTIKLFYPELLMQKSGEGLVETLIGQMTNGLTEAQADYIRGLFARKPANEGEYALEYFRRLITQNEVEARSNSGGGARQPTMYAVLRSLRIVEGKLSAMRRSSEMMRKSSKLKNLSFEALPNPFSEPEKIIHPGQTSILYLGGYDQLTQCSIAAITLETLFNCRASLSERIAPFFTVVEEAHTFIPSTREKTDDAVSLAVIRRIITEGRKFGTGLMLISQRPSRLDETIVSQCNSFLILRVVNPNDQTFVRRVMENLTDSDARMIPGFGPGQGIVSGQVVRFPLPIRIKMDDELRLSEIGDEDFLTQAQNWKPDSKAASRQRVRDSMAKVDANRKRGVKRR; the protein is encoded by the coding sequence ATGGATCAGATTAGTCCAACCTTGGATCAGGATGTTCCGACGGACTGGCGCGCTGTTGGTACGGTCGTCGGTAATGCGGGTATAGCAGAATTTACATTCATTTTGCGTCGTTTTCAGGCACGGGTTGGCGACATAGTAGCCCTGGGCATGGAGGTGCCCGATGGGAGTTATGGCAATCAGGATCGCATCTATGTTTGGGCGCGAATTACCGATATTAGGAGATTCAACCCATTTTTTCCCACGGAGGCAGCCCAGGAACTGGCTGCGCAATCCGTCTCACTGGAAGATACCGTGCTCTCCGGCACATTGGATCAACTTGAAGCGGCCGCGTTGATTCTTGGCGCGACAACCGACGATAACTTGTCGAACATTTTTCCCTTAACTTATCCAGTAAAGCCCGCGTCAACCGTTTATCACCCGCCGGCTGAGGCGGTGCGGCAGCTCCTTCTGGGAGATCGCCAAGAAGAGCAGAATATTCCGGTTGGAACTTTGATTGCCCGCGGCGATGTTGATGTTGCTCTTTCCGCCCCCCGGCTGATTGCACGTCATCTCGCAATCCTGGCAATGACTGGCGGAGGAAAAACTGTTGCAGCAAGACGCATTATTCGGGAACTTATCAAGCAGAAGTATCCGCTGCTCATTTTGGATCCGCATGGAGACTACATCGGCCTTTGGAAATGTCGTGAGCTGCTTCAAAAAGAAAGTCCCGGCACAACCATAAAGCTCTTCTATCCTGAGCTGCTAATGCAGAAATCCGGAGAGGGGTTGGTTGAGACACTAATCGGTCAAATGACTAACGGTTTGACCGAAGCTCAAGCCGACTATATCCGCGGATTATTCGCAAGAAAGCCTGCGAACGAAGGCGAGTATGCACTTGAGTATTTCCGCCGTCTGATCACTCAAAATGAGGTAGAAGCCAGATCCAACAGCGGTGGGGGCGCAAGACAGCCTACCATGTACGCAGTCCTCCGGTCCTTAAGGATCGTTGAAGGTAAGCTGTCAGCAATGCGCAGAAGCAGCGAGATGATGCGTAAGAGTTCCAAGCTTAAGAATCTCTCCTTTGAAGCGCTACCAAATCCTTTCAGCGAACCGGAGAAGATCATTCATCCAGGACAGACCTCTATTTTGTATCTCGGCGGATACGACCAGCTAACGCAATGTTCGATTGCCGCCATCACGTTAGAGACACTCTTTAATTGCCGCGCTTCTCTCTCCGAGAGAATAGCGCCGTTTTTCACCGTTGTTGAGGAAGCTCATACCTTTATTCCATCAACTCGAGAGAAGACCGACGACGCGGTTTCGCTCGCTGTGATCCGCAGAATAATTACTGAAGGGCGGAAGTTCGGAACCGGCCTAATGTTAATCTCGCAGCGTCCGAGCCGGTTGGATGAAACCATTGTGTCGCAGTGCAATTCGTTTCTAATTCTCCGTGTGGTCAACCCAAACGATCAAACGTTTGTGCGTAGAGTAATGGAAAACTTGACCGACTCTGATGCGCGAATGATACCCGGCTTTGGCCCCGGCCAGGGGATCGTAAGCGGACAAGTGGTTCGCTTCCCACTGCCGATCCGGATTAAGATGGATGATGAGTTGAGGCTGTCTGAAATCGGTGACGAGGATTTTCTGACGCAAGCGCAAAATTGGAAACCGGACTCCAAAGCCGCTTCACGTCAGCGGGTTCGGGACTCAATGGCTAAAGTGGACGCCAATCGCAAGCGTGGCGTCAAGCGTAGGTAA
- a CDS encoding DNA double-strand break repair nuclease NurA, giving the protein MADAAELLIVRSLTDSDLGIFAAHRAAASSKQRALNINAPAAQQLLSRDLYESGGDALDCLTVFDSVQERSKRSFAKIHKNWRLGGQRLAGRLYAQIDSADFAIIRSVKGNDGSFPISLTFVARATDAGKHARLGTLLTARLNRSVATIDSSDAIFSELVALTARPPSPNAPAAVPGLPAQKSKISISIAPMPRDEKKATRRERTIKEKLRSPSILERMFRASSDLSAPAQVQFMQNVEMLASQLREVLLETGGIIKLGRDHGTFWPKVAGTRIGFVDGGLANLSSLGSAPIACRVGGYSVVPGQRGPDREAFTTLKLLISELYAAENGSVYDGGFPDVGALRDAARISIEAAGSVRILSEFPDFRWVFQHGALVNPVSRYTDVMKHERVAHRFPDFSSMALKELLPANENNRVGRDANFVSVHLRQLELLQQSSAVVCGVIERESTTSSVIKAILNSLHDDEIAALLPTSPAVWKEWFRTTVDPADDDDGDVQRITDSLLFRCVLEPGEVLRPVAIDRNEMRRAPKAWHDIIGQYPKPIVSYVQPTEWNAPIRIEMFEKDAERFEETAALIIHCAMLLPQYAFPVGLDIVDKFAKIPNWMSRPINTHTAVQALRRALDLGDDKLFDNLRRILCGTSRDWLLRPGAMR; this is encoded by the coding sequence GTGGCCGACGCAGCGGAGCTCCTGATTGTTAGGTCACTGACGGATTCCGACCTTGGGATTTTCGCTGCGCACAGAGCCGCCGCAAGCAGCAAGCAAAGAGCCCTGAATATTAATGCCCCCGCTGCGCAACAGTTGTTAAGCCGCGATCTGTATGAAAGTGGCGGTGATGCGCTCGATTGCCTAACAGTTTTTGATTCTGTTCAGGAGCGTTCGAAACGTAGTTTCGCCAAGATACACAAGAACTGGCGTTTGGGAGGGCAACGGCTCGCAGGCAGGCTTTACGCGCAGATTGATAGCGCAGATTTCGCCATTATCCGCTCCGTCAAGGGAAATGATGGCAGTTTTCCGATTTCGCTTACGTTCGTTGCTCGTGCTACAGACGCTGGCAAACATGCGAGGCTGGGTACTCTGCTAACGGCGCGTTTGAACCGCAGTGTTGCGACTATTGATTCTTCAGATGCAATCTTTTCTGAACTGGTTGCGCTGACGGCCCGCCCACCTTCACCGAACGCTCCTGCTGCCGTCCCCGGGCTCCCCGCGCAAAAGTCGAAGATTTCAATCTCAATCGCGCCGATGCCGCGTGATGAGAAAAAAGCAACGCGACGTGAGCGCACGATCAAAGAGAAGCTGCGGAGCCCGAGCATCTTGGAGAGGATGTTCAGAGCTTCCAGTGATCTGTCGGCCCCTGCACAAGTACAGTTTATGCAGAACGTTGAGATGCTCGCTTCTCAACTCAGAGAAGTTTTGCTTGAGACGGGGGGTATCATAAAGCTCGGTCGCGACCACGGGACATTTTGGCCCAAGGTCGCTGGAACGCGCATCGGCTTCGTTGATGGCGGACTAGCTAATCTTAGTTCCCTGGGATCAGCACCGATCGCGTGCCGGGTCGGTGGCTATTCCGTCGTACCAGGTCAGCGCGGGCCTGATCGTGAGGCGTTCACGACGTTGAAGCTGCTAATTTCCGAATTATACGCCGCCGAGAACGGCAGTGTATACGATGGGGGCTTTCCGGACGTTGGCGCTCTTCGTGACGCAGCACGCATTTCAATCGAAGCGGCCGGGAGCGTGAGGATATTATCGGAGTTTCCTGACTTTCGTTGGGTCTTCCAGCACGGAGCGCTGGTAAATCCGGTTTCTCGGTATACCGACGTTATGAAGCACGAAAGGGTGGCTCATCGGTTTCCGGATTTCTCTTCCATGGCTCTGAAGGAGCTCTTGCCTGCGAACGAGAATAACCGCGTCGGTCGCGACGCTAATTTCGTCAGCGTGCACCTGCGTCAGCTAGAGCTATTGCAACAATCATCGGCGGTAGTTTGCGGGGTCATTGAGCGTGAAAGCACGACCTCAAGTGTGATCAAAGCAATTCTCAATAGCCTCCATGATGATGAGATTGCTGCTCTCCTTCCTACTTCGCCTGCAGTCTGGAAAGAATGGTTCAGGACCACGGTCGACCCCGCAGACGATGATGATGGTGACGTGCAAAGGATTACGGACTCACTTCTATTCCGCTGTGTGCTCGAACCAGGCGAGGTTCTTCGACCCGTAGCAATTGATCGGAACGAAATGAGACGCGCGCCGAAGGCTTGGCACGATATTATTGGGCAATATCCGAAGCCGATCGTTTCTTATGTTCAGCCGACCGAATGGAACGCTCCCATTCGCATCGAGATGTTTGAAAAAGATGCCGAAAGATTTGAAGAGACGGCGGCACTCATAATTCATTGCGCTATGCTTCTCCCGCAATATGCGTTTCCAGTTGGGCTGGACATCGTCGATAAGTTTGCAAAGATTCCGAACTGGATGAGCCGTCCAATCAACACTCACACGGCCGTTCAAGCATTGCGTCGCGCTTTGGACCTCGGCGACGACAAACTGTTTGATAATTTGAGAAGGATCCTATGCGGGACAAGCCGCGATTGGTTGTTGCGTCCCGGAGCAATGCGATAG